One Agelaius phoeniceus isolate bAgePho1 chromosome 7, bAgePho1.hap1, whole genome shotgun sequence DNA segment encodes these proteins:
- the ERMN gene encoding ermin isoform X2 has protein sequence MTEEVPAAATMPACNGSLPPQDGPLQVIGGLQEIAKSLGTVPFANAETSPDTSPAEENLEENINSLPEDITPENFAGEQRCQEKREENAGTPQQGPADIQDAGTNGQGSGEGPAGTAGTGTVPAAGREAPETPAGSAEPRGNAPREEEEEEEAAEEDEDTEEDEVQVIEMKKESSEASRPQQRDKQPSPPGSPGCNSPLEKAGEPPSLGKKNDISRHSYSRYNTISYRRIRKGNTKQRIDEFESMMHL, from the exons ATGACAGAAGAAGTGCCCGCAGCTGCCACCATGCCGGCGTGCAACGGGAGCCTTCCCCCGCAGGACGGCCCGCTCCAGGTCATCGGTGGCCTCCAAGAAATTGCAAAATCTCTTGGGACAGTCCCGTTCGCAAATGCTGAAACAAGCCCTGACACTTCACCTGCAGAGGAAAATCTGGAGGAAAATATAAATTCACTGCCAGAGGACATCACTCCTGAGAATTTTGCTGGAGAGCAGCGATGCCAAG AAAAGCGAGAGGAGAATGCTGGGACACCACAGCAGGGACCAGCGGATATCCAGGACGCAGGGACCAATGGCCAGGGATCAGGGGAAG GGCCGGCTGGCACGGCGGGCACGGGCACGG TGCCCGCAGCCGGCAGGGAGGCACCGGAGACCCCGGCGGGCAGCGCCGAGCCCCGAGGGAACGCGCcccgggaggaggaggaggaggaggaggcggcggagGAGGATGAGGACACCGAGGAGGACGAGGTTCAGGTGATCGAGATGAAGAAGGAGAGCAGCGAGGCGTCCCGGCCGCAGCAGCGGGACAAGCAGCCTTCGCCcccgggcagccccggctgcaACTCCCCGCTGGAGAAGGCTGGGGAGCCGCCCAGCCTGGGGAAGAAGAACGACATCTCCCGACACAGCTACTCCAGGTACAACACAATCTCCTACCGGAGGATCCGCAAAGGAAACACCAAACAGCGCATCGACGAGTTCGAGTCCATGATGCACTTGTGA
- the ERMN gene encoding ermin isoform X3, whose amino-acid sequence MTEEVPAAATMPACNGSLPPQDGPLQVIGGLQEIAKSLGTVPFANAETSPDTSPAEENLEENINSLPEDITPENFAGEQRCQEKREENAGTPQQGPADIQDAGTNGQGSGEGPAGTAGTGTVPAAGREAPETPAGSAEPRGNAPREEEEEEEAAEEDEDTEEDEVQVIEMKKESSEASRPQQRDKQPSPPGSPGCNSPLEKAGEPPSLGKKNDISRHSYSRYNTISYRRIRKGNTKQRIDEFESMMHL is encoded by the exons ATGACAGAAGAAGTGCCCGCAGCTGCCACCATGCCGGCGTGCAACGGGAGCCTTCCCCCGCAGGACGGCCCGCTCCAGGTCATCGGTGGCCTCCAAGAAATTGCAAAATCTCTTGGGACAGTCCCGTTCGCAAATGCTGAAACAAGCCCTGACACTTCACCTGCAGAGGAAAATCTGGAGGAAAATATAAATTCACTGCCAGAGGACATCACTCCTGAGAATTTTGCTGGAGAGCAGCGATGCCAAG AAAAGCGAGAGGAGAATGCTGGGACACCACAGCAGGGACCAGCGGATATCCAGGACGCAGGGACCAATGGCCAGGGATCAGGGGAAG GGCCGGCTGGCACGGCGGG GACGGGCACGGTGCCCGCAGCCGGCAGGGAGGCACCGGAGACCCCGGCGGGCAGCGCCGAGCCCCGAGGGAACGCGCcccgggaggaggaggaggaggaggaggcggcggagGAGGATGAGGACACCGAGGAGGACGAGGTTCAGGTGATCGAGATGAAGAAGGAGAGCAGCGAGGCGTCCCGGCCGCAGCAGCGGGACAAGCAGCCTTCGCCcccgggcagccccggctgcaACTCCCCGCTGGAGAAGGCTGGGGAGCCGCCCAGCCTGGGGAAGAAGAACGACATCTCCCGACACAGCTACTCCAGGTACAACACAATCTCCTACCGGAGGATCCGCAAAGGAAACACCAAACAGCGCATCGACGAGTTCGAGTCCATGATGCACTTGTGA
- the ERMN gene encoding ermin isoform X1: protein MTEEVPAAATMPACNGSLPPQDGPLQVIGGLQEIAKSLGTVPFANAETSPDTSPAEENLEENINSLPEDITPENFAGEQRCQEKREENAGTPQQGPADIQDAGTNGQGSGEGPAGTAGTGTAGTGTAGTGTVPAAGREAPETPAGSAEPRGNAPREEEEEEEAAEEDEDTEEDEVQVIEMKKESSEASRPQQRDKQPSPPGSPGCNSPLEKAGEPPSLGKKNDISRHSYSRYNTISYRRIRKGNTKQRIDEFESMMHL from the exons ATGACAGAAGAAGTGCCCGCAGCTGCCACCATGCCGGCGTGCAACGGGAGCCTTCCCCCGCAGGACGGCCCGCTCCAGGTCATCGGTGGCCTCCAAGAAATTGCAAAATCTCTTGGGACAGTCCCGTTCGCAAATGCTGAAACAAGCCCTGACACTTCACCTGCAGAGGAAAATCTGGAGGAAAATATAAATTCACTGCCAGAGGACATCACTCCTGAGAATTTTGCTGGAGAGCAGCGATGCCAAG AAAAGCGAGAGGAGAATGCTGGGACACCACAGCAGGGACCAGCGGATATCCAGGACGCAGGGACCAATGGCCAGGGATCAGGGGAAG GGCCGGCTGGCACGGCGGGCACGGGCACGGCGGGGACGGGCACGGCGGGGACGGGCACGGTGCCCGCAGCCGGCAGGGAGGCACCGGAGACCCCGGCGGGCAGCGCCGAGCCCCGAGGGAACGCGCcccgggaggaggaggaggaggaggaggcggcggagGAGGATGAGGACACCGAGGAGGACGAGGTTCAGGTGATCGAGATGAAGAAGGAGAGCAGCGAGGCGTCCCGGCCGCAGCAGCGGGACAAGCAGCCTTCGCCcccgggcagccccggctgcaACTCCCCGCTGGAGAAGGCTGGGGAGCCGCCCAGCCTGGGGAAGAAGAACGACATCTCCCGACACAGCTACTCCAGGTACAACACAATCTCCTACCGGAGGATCCGCAAAGGAAACACCAAACAGCGCATCGACGAGTTCGAGTCCATGATGCACTTGTGA
- the CYTIP gene encoding cytohesin-interacting protein isoform X1: MALRRLLQPSSSLSSCEEQPADGRRMQHLASTVGTLPRGRRQLALARSSSLGDPTKPQRHLVSILKEDKETFGFEIQTIRFPPQNDFPVEVCTCVCRIQEESPAHFSGLQTDHILTCINGVNVEGFGHKQIVDLIKSSGNYLRLETVNGALFLRKMELETKLRALKQALHQRWGELRALLARERLLLHGEVNDNALLGSLEPGEPGSAGGCSSPGPFSPGKPRFSSESSSRSRLSSMTLGSEDSFYQGSACEDWAAESLSRQSSLDDDCVFPRDGAVRRGSVRRHRSISLASSSISLASSGSASPLWDSGSCSSSFGTLPRKSRRASVRQHLLKFIPGFHRAVEEEESRV, translated from the exons ATGGCCCTGCggcggctcctgcagcccagctccagcctcagctcctgcGAGGAGCAGCCCGCGGACGGCAGGAGGATGCAGCACCTGGCCAGCACGGTGGGCACGCTGCCCCGCGGGCGCAGGCAG CTCGCCTTGGCCAGATCCAGCTCCTTGGGCGACCCCACCAAGCCACAGAg GCACCTTGTTTCTATATtgaaagaagacaaagagaCGTTTGGCTTTGAAATCCAG ACTATTAGGTTCCCACCCCAGAATGATTTCCCCGTGGAGGTGTGCACTTGTGTCTGCAGGATCCAAGAGGAGAGCCCTGCCCACTTCTCTGGCCTCCAGACTG ATCACATCCTCACCTGCATCAACGGCGTGAACGTCGAGGGCTTTGGCCACAAGCAAATAGTGGACTTGATAAAGTCTTCAGGGAACTACTTGAG GTTAGAGACTGTCAACGGGGCCTTGTTCCTGAGGAAAATGGAGCTGGAGACCAAACTGCGGGCTCTCAAG caggCGCTGCACCAGCGGTGGGGGGAGCTGCGGGCGCTGCTGGCCCGGGAGCGGCTCCTGCTGCACG GAGAGGTGAACGACAACGCCCTGCTGGGTTCGCTGGAGCCGGGAGAGCCCGGCTCGGCTGGCGGCTGCAGCTCCCCGGGGCCCTTCTCCCCAGGCAAGCCGCGCTTCTCCAGCGAGAGCAGCTCCCGCAGCCGGCTGAGCTCCATGACGCTGGGCAGCGAGGACAGCTTCTACCAGGGCAGCGCCTGCGAGGACTGGGCCGCGGAGAGCCTGAGCCGGCAGTCCAGCCTGGACGATGACTGCGTGTTCCCCAGGGACGGGGCTGTGCGCAGGGGCTCCGTGCGCCGGCACCGCAGCAtcagcctggccagcagcagcatcagcctGGCCAGCAGCGGCTCCGCGTCCCCGCTCTGGGACAGcggcagctgctccagcagcttcGGCACCCTCCCGCGCAAGAGCCGCAGAGCCAGCGTCCGGCAGCACCTCCTGAAATTCATCCCGGGCTTCCACCGCGCAGTGGAAGAGGAAGAGAGCCGGGTCTGA
- the CYTIP gene encoding cytohesin-interacting protein isoform X2, whose translation MALRRLLQPSSSLSSCEEQPADGRRMQHLASTVGTLPRGRRQLALARSSSLGDPTKPQRHLVSILKEDKETFGFEIQTIRFPPQNDFPVEVCTCVCRIQEESPAHFSGLQTDHILTCINGVNVEGFGHKQIVDLIKSSGNYLRLETVNGALFLRKMELETKLRALKALHQRWGELRALLARERLLLHGEVNDNALLGSLEPGEPGSAGGCSSPGPFSPGKPRFSSESSSRSRLSSMTLGSEDSFYQGSACEDWAAESLSRQSSLDDDCVFPRDGAVRRGSVRRHRSISLASSSISLASSGSASPLWDSGSCSSSFGTLPRKSRRASVRQHLLKFIPGFHRAVEEEESRV comes from the exons ATGGCCCTGCggcggctcctgcagcccagctccagcctcagctcctgcGAGGAGCAGCCCGCGGACGGCAGGAGGATGCAGCACCTGGCCAGCACGGTGGGCACGCTGCCCCGCGGGCGCAGGCAG CTCGCCTTGGCCAGATCCAGCTCCTTGGGCGACCCCACCAAGCCACAGAg GCACCTTGTTTCTATATtgaaagaagacaaagagaCGTTTGGCTTTGAAATCCAG ACTATTAGGTTCCCACCCCAGAATGATTTCCCCGTGGAGGTGTGCACTTGTGTCTGCAGGATCCAAGAGGAGAGCCCTGCCCACTTCTCTGGCCTCCAGACTG ATCACATCCTCACCTGCATCAACGGCGTGAACGTCGAGGGCTTTGGCCACAAGCAAATAGTGGACTTGATAAAGTCTTCAGGGAACTACTTGAG GTTAGAGACTGTCAACGGGGCCTTGTTCCTGAGGAAAATGGAGCTGGAGACCAAACTGCGGGCTCTCAAG gCGCTGCACCAGCGGTGGGGGGAGCTGCGGGCGCTGCTGGCCCGGGAGCGGCTCCTGCTGCACG GAGAGGTGAACGACAACGCCCTGCTGGGTTCGCTGGAGCCGGGAGAGCCCGGCTCGGCTGGCGGCTGCAGCTCCCCGGGGCCCTTCTCCCCAGGCAAGCCGCGCTTCTCCAGCGAGAGCAGCTCCCGCAGCCGGCTGAGCTCCATGACGCTGGGCAGCGAGGACAGCTTCTACCAGGGCAGCGCCTGCGAGGACTGGGCCGCGGAGAGCCTGAGCCGGCAGTCCAGCCTGGACGATGACTGCGTGTTCCCCAGGGACGGGGCTGTGCGCAGGGGCTCCGTGCGCCGGCACCGCAGCAtcagcctggccagcagcagcatcagcctGGCCAGCAGCGGCTCCGCGTCCCCGCTCTGGGACAGcggcagctgctccagcagcttcGGCACCCTCCCGCGCAAGAGCCGCAGAGCCAGCGTCCGGCAGCACCTCCTGAAATTCATCCCGGGCTTCCACCGCGCAGTGGAAGAGGAAGAGAGCCGGGTCTGA